Proteins encoded together in one Allomeiothermus silvanus DSM 9946 window:
- a CDS encoding proton-conducting transporter membrane subunit, whose protein sequence is MNLFITIALILLGLQSLLALLRPPATGFLPLCLGGSGLLLVVAGLEAWLTGAQRAPLDATAGFYVALLGALYLGVGPYLREYLSHHEPRRTGLGQPDRAKLVACLLPLFAAAMVGVVLSPPGYTFLFLWEGMALLGYLLIALEGPAALAGSRAFFLASRLSGAGLFLALVLLTRKEPLSGGLENLVWAGLVLGFGTKAALFPFSTWLPKAHPVAMSPLSALLSGGMVKLGLYGLYRAQAWVGPAPGWVGWLLVGLGLAGAVYALVRGLAEEDYKGVLAYSSVENLNLLLAALGAYFLLKSPFFLLAFFFHQAAHALFKGLLFLGSGALPVRELSRLGGLHRLLPRTAAWSFLAALAAAGLPPLAGFLFEWYLYQGFLAAPKGTGALSLLVLGVGAVALVGALAAVSYVRLFGLAFLGQPRSLEAGEAHELGIFGQLGMGILAGLLTGLSLFPAALLRPLEPPLYPVLSLFLALLGLGGGLVYLLGRKPQRAYDTWDCGFNQPGLAGSALTPQMQPHALGYSEQLLRLFPFVELNLRLSRGGLLDPPRVRLEVGDWLLALETRLALGYTAFVRRVQLLQSGSLHLYLLLQFLTLLFVLGVVWR, encoded by the coding sequence ATGAATCTTTTTATCACCATCGCCTTGATCCTCCTGGGGCTGCAAAGCCTGCTGGCCCTGCTGCGCCCACCCGCGACCGGGTTCCTGCCGCTCTGCCTGGGAGGCAGCGGGCTGCTGCTGGTGGTTGCGGGCCTCGAGGCCTGGCTTACGGGCGCCCAGAGAGCCCCCTTGGACGCTACTGCGGGCTTCTACGTGGCCCTGCTGGGGGCGCTGTACCTGGGGGTGGGGCCCTATCTCCGGGAGTACCTGAGCCACCACGAACCCCGCCGCACTGGCCTCGGTCAGCCCGACAGGGCTAAGCTTGTAGCCTGCCTCCTCCCCCTCTTCGCCGCGGCTATGGTAGGGGTCGTCCTCTCCCCGCCGGGCTATACGTTTCTCTTTCTATGGGAGGGCATGGCCCTTTTGGGCTACCTCCTGATCGCCCTGGAGGGCCCGGCGGCCTTGGCGGGCAGCCGGGCCTTCTTCCTGGCCAGCCGCCTCTCAGGAGCCGGGCTGTTTTTGGCCTTGGTCCTGCTGACCCGGAAAGAGCCGCTCTCCGGGGGCTTGGAAAACTTGGTCTGGGCCGGGCTCGTACTGGGTTTTGGCACCAAGGCAGCGCTCTTCCCCTTTTCCACCTGGCTGCCCAAGGCCCACCCGGTAGCTATGAGCCCGCTCTCGGCCCTGCTCTCGGGGGGTATGGTCAAGCTGGGGCTCTACGGGCTGTACCGCGCCCAAGCCTGGGTAGGCCCGGCCCCAGGGTGGGTGGGCTGGCTCCTGGTTGGGCTGGGCCTGGCGGGGGCTGTCTACGCCCTGGTCCGCGGCCTGGCCGAGGAGGATTACAAGGGGGTGCTAGCCTACTCTAGCGTGGAGAACCTCAACCTGCTCCTGGCGGCTTTGGGGGCGTACTTCTTGCTGAAAAGCCCCTTCTTCTTGCTGGCTTTCTTCTTTCACCAAGCGGCCCACGCCCTCTTCAAGGGGCTACTGTTCCTGGGTTCGGGAGCGCTTCCCGTGCGTGAGCTCTCCCGTCTGGGCGGCCTGCACCGGCTTTTGCCGCGCACGGCGGCCTGGAGTTTCCTGGCCGCGCTGGCGGCGGCAGGCTTGCCACCCCTGGCGGGCTTCCTCTTCGAGTGGTACCTCTACCAGGGCTTCCTGGCAGCCCCCAAAGGCACCGGGGCGCTCTCCCTCCTGGTGCTGGGGGTCGGGGCGGTGGCCCTGGTGGGGGCGCTCGCGGCGGTGTCCTATGTACGCCTGTTTGGCCTGGCCTTTTTGGGCCAGCCGCGGAGCCTCGAGGCCGGAGAAGCCCACGAGCTGGGGATCTTCGGACAGCTCGGCATGGGGATTTTGGCCGGGCTGCTCACGGGCCTCTCCCTCTTCCCCGCAGCTCTTCTGAGGCCACTCGAGCCCCCTCTGTACCCGGTGTTGTCCCTGTTCCTGGCGCTCCTAGGCCTGGGGGGCGGGCTGGTCTATCTCCTGGGTCGAAAGCCCCAGCGGGCCTACGACACCTGGGACTGCGGCTTCAACCAGCCGGGCCTGGCGGGCTCCGCCCTCACCCCCCAGATGCAGCCCCACGCCCTCGGCTACAGTGAGCAGCTGCTGCGGCTTTTTCCCTTTGTCGAGCTCAACCTCCGCCTCTCTCGGGGGGGGTTGCTGGACCCACCCAGGGTGCGCCTCGAGGTCGGCGACTGGCTCTTGGCCCTCGAGACCCGCCTGGCCCTGGGGTACACCGCCTTCGTCCGCCGGGTACAGCTCCTGCAGTCGGGTAGCCTACACCTCTACTTGCTGTTGCAGTTTCTGACCCTGCTCTTCGTTTTGGGGGTGGTCTGGCGATGA
- a CDS encoding NADH-quinone oxidoreductase subunit C, whose translation MEAQGSFPSLAEEFPALDWFERELWEDHGLVPEGHPSLKPLRNHHSVYSRQAVPKGIVRLPYPFDRVEGLHEVPVGPVHAGIIEPGHFRFSVLGERILHLEVRLGYQHRGVEQLFQGKSLEQALLLAERAGGEPVAHALAFCQAVEAALGVEVPPRAYRLRRVLLELERLFGHLGHLAGLFTDIGYAYAATQVGKVRALLQGQLERLTGHRYGRNALTVGGVGFDIDPETQVEVRGALAKLAAEAETHLAAALKHPMVLDRLRYVGTLTQAQARWLGLVGPAARACGLGRDLRQDDALYQTFTPVVRSGGDVLARAQVYAEELRQGFVYLDRFLGALPQGEVANGPTTPRVDPVPATAEAYSRVEAGRGELFYWVRLRGNRVERVKIVDPSFKNWRALELAVRGMGLPDFPIINKSFDLSYAGCDL comes from the coding sequence GTGGAAGCCCAGGGGAGCTTTCCCAGCCTGGCGGAGGAGTTCCCAGCGCTGGACTGGTTCGAACGGGAGCTGTGGGAAGATCATGGCCTGGTACCCGAGGGTCACCCCTCCCTCAAGCCCCTCCGCAACCACCACTCGGTGTACAGCCGTCAGGCTGTCCCCAAGGGGATCGTCCGTCTCCCTTACCCCTTCGACCGGGTGGAAGGGCTGCACGAGGTGCCCGTAGGCCCGGTACACGCGGGGATTATCGAACCCGGCCACTTCCGCTTCAGCGTGCTGGGGGAAAGGATTCTCCACCTGGAGGTTCGCTTGGGCTACCAGCACCGGGGGGTAGAGCAGCTTTTTCAGGGGAAAAGCCTCGAGCAGGCCCTCTTGCTGGCGGAGCGGGCGGGCGGGGAGCCGGTAGCCCACGCCCTGGCCTTCTGCCAGGCGGTGGAGGCCGCCTTGGGGGTAGAGGTGCCCCCCAGGGCCTATCGCCTCCGGCGGGTGCTCCTCGAGCTAGAGCGCCTATTTGGTCACCTGGGCCACCTCGCGGGGCTTTTCACCGATATCGGCTACGCCTACGCCGCTACCCAGGTGGGCAAGGTGCGGGCCCTGCTCCAGGGGCAGCTCGAGCGCCTGACCGGACATCGCTACGGCCGTAACGCCCTCACGGTAGGGGGCGTGGGCTTCGATATAGACCCGGAAACCCAGGTCGAGGTGCGGGGGGCGCTCGCCAAGCTGGCGGCCGAGGCCGAGACCCACCTCGCCGCGGCCCTCAAGCACCCCATGGTCCTCGACCGCCTGCGCTACGTGGGCACCCTCACCCAGGCCCAGGCCCGCTGGCTGGGCCTGGTGGGCCCGGCGGCCCGGGCCTGTGGGCTGGGGCGTGACCTGCGCCAGGACGACGCGCTGTACCAGACGTTCACCCCGGTGGTGCGCTCCGGGGGCGACGTGCTGGCCCGGGCTCAGGTCTATGCGGAGGAGCTCCGGCAGGGCTTTGTCTACCTGGACCGCTTCCTCGGTGCGCTGCCCCAGGGAGAAGTGGCCAACGGGCCCACTACGCCCCGGGTTGACCCAGTCCCTGCGACAGCAGAGGCCTATAGCCGGGTGGAGGCCGGGCGGGGTGAACTTTTCTACTGGGTGCGGCTACGGGGGAACCGGGTAGAGCGGGTCAAGATCGTCGACCCCAGCTTCAAGAACTGGCGGGCCCTCGAGCTCGCCGTGCGGGGGATGGGCCTGCCCGACTTCCCCATCATCAACAAATCCTTCGACCTCTCCTACGCGGGGTGCGATCTATGA
- a CDS encoding NADH dehydrogenase — MVGRKSLDAWIRLYALQNVLLALLALVLAEGERHLVLAGVALLLIKGVFIPRYLFWLLERLGISHEVESYLSIPLSLLLGGVLVAVGFRVGSSFVLEGARLPEAVPVALGLILLGMLSMASRKKAVTQVLGFLALENGVFLLALAETHGLPLFIELGVALDAFAAVVLAGVLISRIQSTFGHIDTARMRDLKG, encoded by the coding sequence ATGGTGGGCCGCAAGAGCCTGGACGCATGGATCCGGCTCTACGCCTTGCAGAATGTGCTCCTGGCGCTCCTGGCGTTGGTACTGGCCGAAGGGGAGCGGCACTTGGTGCTGGCTGGGGTGGCCCTGCTGCTCATCAAGGGGGTGTTCATCCCCCGCTACCTGTTCTGGCTGCTGGAGCGCCTGGGGATCAGCCACGAGGTGGAGTCCTATCTCTCCATCCCCTTATCCCTGCTCCTGGGTGGGGTCTTGGTGGCGGTGGGCTTCCGCGTAGGGAGCAGCTTCGTCCTGGAAGGGGCTCGGCTGCCGGAGGCCGTACCGGTGGCGTTGGGCCTGATCCTGCTGGGGATGCTCTCCATGGCCAGCCGTAAAAAGGCCGTCACCCAGGTCCTGGGCTTTCTGGCTTTGGAAAACGGGGTCTTCCTGCTGGCTCTGGCCGAGACCCACGGCCTGCCGCTGTTCATCGAGCTGGGGGTAGCCCTCGACGCCTTCGCCGCCGTGGTGCTCGCGGGGGTGCTGATCTCTCGCATCCAGTCCACCTTCGGCCACATCGATACCGCGCGGATGCGCGATCTAAAGGGTTGA
- a CDS encoding proton-conducting transporter membrane subunit: MLYLLLFLPLLPALYALREREIGRLAGSTAAGAALSLGLALLAHDPLAGPLRLDGVGLFYLLLTDCLFALVALYARAYFQAAQDGEAWRFYAAGNLFLFAMHGAYLAHNLGLLWIFVESSTLASALLVYHRGGARALEATWKYLMLGSVGIALGLIGVILVYALLGGATLDWQEARELVRKAEPAQLKLAFAFLLVGFGTKVGLFPLHAWLPDAHSEAPSPASALLSGTLLNVAFYALLRYTALLGSAGLFDFAAGLLQGFGLFSLLAAALFLFAQRDYKRLLAYSSMEHMGLAVYGLSLGVPWLAMLHTLFHSLIKTAAFLSAGNLLLAYQSKLIARVGAVYRAWPASAGLLVLSWLSLAGLPPFGLFYTEFQALFRSSPLSMGLYLLGLVGAFAGLLWPLSRMAFGEGPLLPHSGEGLPSGVPGPGLAREHPRPRTLVVVPAVLVALALILGLFPPTGVVERLAQTLLSPLIGGEVLSWKL; encoded by the coding sequence ATGCTCTACTTGCTGCTTTTTCTTCCCCTTCTGCCCGCCCTCTATGCCCTGCGCGAGCGGGAGATCGGGCGGCTCGCGGGTAGCACCGCCGCCGGTGCCGCGCTGTCGTTGGGGCTAGCGCTCCTGGCGCACGACCCGCTGGCTGGACCCCTGCGCCTCGACGGGGTAGGGCTTTTTTACCTGCTGCTCACCGATTGCCTCTTCGCGCTGGTGGCCCTGTATGCCCGGGCTTACTTCCAGGCGGCGCAGGACGGGGAGGCCTGGCGCTTCTACGCGGCCGGCAACCTGTTTCTCTTCGCGATGCACGGAGCCTACTTAGCCCACAACCTGGGCCTGCTCTGGATCTTCGTGGAGAGCAGCACCCTGGCCTCGGCCTTGCTGGTCTACCACCGAGGGGGAGCCCGGGCCCTCGAGGCCACCTGGAAGTACCTGATGCTCGGCAGCGTGGGGATTGCCCTGGGGCTCATCGGGGTGATCCTGGTCTATGCCCTTTTGGGCGGGGCCACGCTGGACTGGCAGGAAGCCCGGGAGTTGGTCCGGAAAGCCGAACCCGCCCAGCTCAAGCTGGCCTTTGCCTTTTTGCTGGTGGGCTTTGGCACCAAGGTGGGCCTGTTTCCCCTGCACGCCTGGTTACCCGATGCCCACTCCGAAGCCCCCAGCCCGGCCTCGGCCCTGCTCTCGGGAACGCTGCTCAACGTGGCCTTCTACGCCCTCTTGCGCTACACTGCGCTGCTGGGCAGCGCAGGGTTATTCGACTTCGCTGCGGGGCTGTTGCAGGGCTTCGGGCTCTTCTCGCTGCTGGCCGCAGCCCTTTTCCTCTTTGCCCAGCGGGATTACAAGCGGCTACTGGCCTACTCCAGCATGGAGCACATGGGGTTGGCGGTCTACGGCCTGAGCCTGGGGGTTCCCTGGCTGGCCATGCTGCACACCCTGTTCCACTCCCTGATCAAGACGGCGGCTTTCCTCTCGGCGGGCAACCTGCTCCTGGCCTACCAGAGCAAACTCATCGCCCGGGTGGGAGCGGTGTACCGGGCCTGGCCCGCCAGCGCTGGGCTTTTGGTCCTCTCCTGGCTGTCCCTAGCCGGCCTGCCCCCTTTTGGGCTGTTCTACACCGAGTTCCAGGCCCTCTTCCGCTCGAGCCCCCTCTCGATGGGGCTCTACCTGCTGGGGCTGGTGGGGGCTTTCGCCGGGCTCTTGTGGCCCCTCTCCCGCATGGCCTTCGGCGAGGGGCCCCTTTTGCCGCATAGCGGGGAGGGGCTGCCTTCCGGCGTACCGGGTCCCGGTCTCGCAAGGGAGCATCCTCGCCCCCGTACACTGGTGGTGGTACCCGCCGTGCTGGTGGCGCTGGCCTTGATTCTGGGCCTCTTTCCCCCGACAGGGGTGGTGGAGCGGCTGGCGCAGACGCTTCTTTCGCCGCTGATAGGCGGGGAGGTGCTCTCGTGGAAGCTCTGA
- a CDS encoding NADH dehydrogenase — MTSLWQTLRTGLLTRSLEKLFRLPAWAPGWPLLRPEGLSPAVRRELLELCPSAAFAEEGGEFRVNLAQCVLCGRCFRAIPQAVGELRTLEVAVTRREDLVQRVDLTTGSFVEPTPPPPTRAELHLPTLAFREVSAGNTGLDDTEVALAGNPFHDMSRFGFSVVASPRHADALLVTGPVSQNMREALWRTYQATPEPKGVVAVGNEAIGGEIFAESAAVVGGVDQVVPVDVYVPGSPARPASILHGLLLLSGQTQQVLVGGRLHEERTQVVSSEAGVEASSRRAERGEEHG, encoded by the coding sequence ATGACCTCCCTATGGCAGACCTTGCGCACCGGCCTCCTGACCCGAAGCCTGGAGAAGCTCTTCAGGCTGCCGGCCTGGGCCCCTGGCTGGCCCCTGCTGCGGCCTGAGGGGCTTTCCCCAGCGGTGAGGCGTGAACTCCTGGAACTTTGCCCCAGCGCGGCCTTCGCCGAGGAAGGGGGTGAGTTCCGGGTGAACCTGGCCCAATGCGTCCTCTGCGGGCGCTGTTTCCGGGCAATTCCGCAGGCGGTAGGCGAGTTGCGTACCCTCGAGGTGGCGGTGACCCGGCGAGAAGACCTCGTGCAGCGAGTAGACCTGACCACCGGAAGCTTTGTCGAGCCCACCCCTCCGCCCCCTACCCGCGCCGAACTCCACCTGCCCACCCTGGCCTTCCGCGAAGTCTCCGCGGGCAACACCGGCCTGGACGACACCGAGGTGGCTCTGGCCGGCAACCCCTTCCACGACATGAGCCGTTTCGGTTTCAGTGTGGTGGCTTCGCCCCGCCACGCCGACGCCTTGCTGGTGACCGGACCGGTGAGCCAAAACATGCGGGAGGCCCTCTGGCGTACCTACCAGGCCACACCCGAGCCCAAAGGGGTGGTGGCGGTGGGCAACGAGGCCATCGGCGGCGAGATCTTCGCGGAAAGCGCCGCAGTGGTAGGGGGGGTAGACCAGGTGGTTCCGGTAGACGTCTACGTGCCGGGCAGTCCCGCCCGGCCAGCCTCTATTCTGCACGGCCTGCTGCTGCTCAGCGGCCAGACTCAGCAGGTGCTGGTTGGAGGGCGCTTGCACGAGGAGCGTACCCAGGTGGTATCCAGCGAAGCGGGGGTGGAGGCGTCTTCTCGCCGAGCGGAGCGAGGGGAGGAGCATGGCTAA
- a CDS encoding transposase: MVNLATDSDGEAYSGKHLNSVRHRHRRLRKKLQKKGTKGAKRRLKKLSGKERRFAQHVNHTITKRIVEKAQRTNRAVALEDLQGIRQRVRVRCRVCGFADPADKVAALNLSVRGWAAVNQPYLGEAESAIWHNPVPGSPRL; this comes from the coding sequence CTGGTCAACCTCGCCACCGACTCGGACGGGGAGGCCTACTCGGGCAAGCACCTCAACTCGGTTCGCCACCGCCACCGCCGCCTCCGTAAGAAGTTGCAGAAGAAAGGCACCAAGGGGGCCAAGCGCCGTTTGAAAAAGCTCTCGGGTAAAGAGCGGAGGTTTGCCCAACATGTGAACCACACCATTACCAAGCGCATCGTGGAGAAGGCCCAACGCACGAATCGGGCGGTTGCTCTGGAAGACCTCCAGGGCATCCGTCAGAGGGTCAGGGTTAGATGCCGAGTCTGCGGGTTCGCTGACCCCGCGGATAAGGTGGCAGCCCTGAACCTTTCGGTTCGGGGCTGGGCTGCCGTAAACCAGCCGTACCTGGGGGAAGCGGAGAGTGCTATCTGGCATAATCCTGTCCCTGGAAGCCCCCGGCTTTAG
- a CDS encoding respiratory chain complex I subunit 1 family protein, whose translation MSALVLLLLAPLFTGSLKWLKARLQNRVGPDPLYDYKNLFKLWRKSWIRPRGASPLFLMAPVVGLLGVAIAAAFLPALPGISFAGDFLLLVYLLNLGRFFQVLAALDTGSAFGGQGSYREGLLTVLAEPGTVLALGAAGLASGSLSLAHFAPLAPQNALVYILALVALSLALLAEGARMPVDDPTTHLELTMIHEAQLLDHSGPLLALYELSAGMKLLVYVGLIALLLPFGGLSFPAALLLAWLGLGYLETYGVKLRYLRLPDLMSYSTLTGILAVLGVVLRFRI comes from the coding sequence ATGAGCGCCCTGGTGCTCCTCCTGCTGGCCCCGCTCTTCACCGGCAGCCTCAAGTGGCTCAAGGCCAGGTTGCAAAACCGGGTGGGCCCAGATCCCCTCTACGACTACAAAAACCTCTTCAAGCTATGGCGCAAGTCCTGGATTAGGCCCCGGGGGGCCAGCCCCCTCTTCCTGATGGCGCCCGTGGTGGGTCTGCTCGGCGTAGCCATCGCCGCAGCCTTTCTTCCGGCGCTGCCGGGGATTTCCTTCGCCGGGGACTTTTTGCTGCTGGTCTACCTGCTGAACCTGGGCCGCTTCTTTCAGGTCCTGGCCGCGCTGGATACCGGCAGCGCTTTCGGAGGCCAGGGGAGCTACCGCGAGGGGTTGCTGACGGTATTGGCCGAGCCGGGCACCGTGCTGGCCCTAGGGGCCGCCGGGCTGGCTTCGGGAAGCCTCTCGCTGGCGCACTTCGCCCCCCTGGCCCCGCAGAACGCCCTGGTCTATATCCTGGCCCTGGTTGCGCTATCGTTGGCGCTGCTGGCCGAAGGAGCCCGTATGCCGGTGGACGATCCCACCACCCACCTCGAGCTCACCATGATCCACGAAGCCCAATTGCTGGACCACTCCGGACCGCTCCTGGCCCTCTACGAACTCTCGGCGGGGATGAAGCTCCTGGTATACGTCGGCCTCATCGCCCTGCTCCTGCCCTTTGGGGGGCTATCCTTCCCCGCAGCGCTCCTGCTGGCCTGGCTGGGGCTGGGCTACCTGGAGACCTACGGGGTCAAGCTGCGCTACTTGAGGCTTCCCGACCTGATGAGCTACAGCACGCTCACAGGCATCCTGGCCGTACTGGGGGTGGTGTTACGCTTTCGGATCTAG